From a region of the Phaseolus vulgaris cultivar G19833 chromosome 6, P. vulgaris v2.0, whole genome shotgun sequence genome:
- the LOC137831387 gene encoding uridine kinase-like protein 3 isoform X1 gives MDAKSAVELMESSNEVHFSGFHMDGFEQRKASIEQPTTSETDMYEQPFVIGVAGGAASGKTAVCDMIIQQLHDQRVVLVNQDSFYNNFSEEELTRVQDYNFDHPDAFDTEQLLRVMDKLKHGEAVDIPKYDFKTYKSDVLRRVNPSDVIILEGILVFHDQRVRELMNMKIFVDTDADVRLARRIRRDTNEKGRDIGAVLDQYSKFVKPAFDDFILPTKKYADIIIPRGGDNHVAIDLIVQHIRTKLGQHDLCKIYPNLYVIQSTFQIRGMHTLIRDAQTTKHDFVFYSDRLIRLVVEHGLGHLPFTEKQVLTPTGSVYTGVDFCKRLCGVSVIRSGESMENALRACCKGIKIGKILIHREGDNGQQLIYEKLPNDISDRHVLLLDPILGTGNSAVQAISLLIRKGVPESNIIFLNLISAPKGVHVVCKSFPRIKIVTSEIEIGLNEDFRVIPGMGEFGDRYFGTDDDDEQMVVSTQ, from the exons ATGGATGCTAAGTCGGCTGTAGAATTAATGGAGTCTTCCAACGAGGTTCATTTTTCTGGATTTCACATGGATGGTTTTGAGCAAAGAAAGGCTAGCATAGAACAACCAACAACCTCGGAAACTGACATGTATGAACAACCTTTTGTCATAG GTGTTGCTGGGGGTGCAGCATCTGGCAAGACAGCAGTTTGCGATATGATTATTCAACAGCTTCATGATCAACGAGTTGTACTTGTTAATCAG GATTCCTTTTACAATAACTTTTCTGAGGAGGAACTTACACGAGTACAAGATTACAACTTTGACCATCCTG atgCTTTTGATACTGAGCAATTACTACGTGTTATGGACAAGTTGAAGCATGGTGAAGCAGTAGATATTCCGAAGTATGATTTTAAGACTTACAAAAGTGATGTGTTAAGAAGG GTGAACCCTTCAGATGTCATAATTTTAGAAGGCATCCTTGTTTTCCATGATCAGCGTGTTCGGGAGTTGATGAATATGAAGATATTTGTTGACACAG ATGCTGATGTTCGATTGGCAAGAAGGATTAGGCGTGATACTAATGAGAAGGGTCGGGATATTGGAGCAGTTCTTGATCAG TATTCAAAATTTGTGAAGCCAGCTTTTGATGACTTTATTCTTCCAACAAAGAAGTATGCTGATATAATTATACCCCGTGGAGGAGATAATCATGTGGCCATTGATTTGATTGTACAACATATCCGCACAAAGCTAGGTCAGCATGACCTGTGTAAAATATATCCGAATTTATATGTTATTCAATCAACTTTTCAG ATACGGGGTATGCATACGCTGATACGTGATGCTCAAACAACGAAGCATGATTTTGTATTTTACTCTGATCGTTTGATTCGATTG GTTGTTGAACATGGTTTGGGGCATCTGCCATTTACAGAAAAACAAGTACTCACTCCCACTG GTTCTGTATACACTGGTGTTGATTTTTGTAAAAGATTGTGTGGTGTCTCTGTTATCAGAAG TGGGGAGAGCATGGAGAATGCTTTAAGAGCATGCTGCAAAGGTATCAAGATTGGGAAAATTCTAATTCACAGAGAAGGTGACAATGGGCAGCAG CTAATATATGAAAAGTTGCCCAATGATATCTCAGACAGGCATGTGTTACTCTTGGACCCTATACTTGGCACAG GTAATTCTGCTGTCCAAGCAATTTCTTTACTCATAAGGAAAGGTGTACCTGAATCCAACATCATATTTCTTAATCTCATATCT GCACCTAAAGGTGTGCATGTTGTATGCAAAAGTTTTCCAAGAATAAAGATAGTAACATCTGAGATTGAAATCGGCTTGAATGAAGATTTTCGTGTCATACCTGGCATGGGTGAGTTCGGAGATAGGTACTTTGGAacagatgatgatgatgagcaAATGGTGGTTTCTACACAGTAG
- the LOC137831387 gene encoding uridine kinase-like protein 4 isoform X3, with the protein MIIQQLHDQRVVLVNQDSFYNNFSEEELTRVQDYNFDHPDAFDTEQLLRVMDKLKHGEAVDIPKYDFKTYKSDVLRRVNPSDVIILEGILVFHDQRVRELMNMKIFVDTDADVRLARRIRRDTNEKGRDIGAVLDQYSKFVKPAFDDFILPTKKYADIIIPRGGDNHVAIDLIVQHIRTKLGQHDLCKIYPNLYVIQSTFQIRGMHTLIRDAQTTKHDFVFYSDRLIRLVVEHGLGHLPFTEKQVLTPTGSVYTGVDFCKRLCGVSVIRSGESMENALRACCKGIKIGKILIHREGDNGQQLIYEKLPNDISDRHVLLLDPILGTGNSAVQAISLLIRKGVPESNIIFLNLISAPKGVHVVCKSFPRIKIVTSEIEIGLNEDFRVIPGMGEFGDRYFGTDDDDEQMVVSTQ; encoded by the exons ATGATTATTCAACAGCTTCATGATCAACGAGTTGTACTTGTTAATCAG GATTCCTTTTACAATAACTTTTCTGAGGAGGAACTTACACGAGTACAAGATTACAACTTTGACCATCCTG atgCTTTTGATACTGAGCAATTACTACGTGTTATGGACAAGTTGAAGCATGGTGAAGCAGTAGATATTCCGAAGTATGATTTTAAGACTTACAAAAGTGATGTGTTAAGAAGG GTGAACCCTTCAGATGTCATAATTTTAGAAGGCATCCTTGTTTTCCATGATCAGCGTGTTCGGGAGTTGATGAATATGAAGATATTTGTTGACACAG ATGCTGATGTTCGATTGGCAAGAAGGATTAGGCGTGATACTAATGAGAAGGGTCGGGATATTGGAGCAGTTCTTGATCAG TATTCAAAATTTGTGAAGCCAGCTTTTGATGACTTTATTCTTCCAACAAAGAAGTATGCTGATATAATTATACCCCGTGGAGGAGATAATCATGTGGCCATTGATTTGATTGTACAACATATCCGCACAAAGCTAGGTCAGCATGACCTGTGTAAAATATATCCGAATTTATATGTTATTCAATCAACTTTTCAG ATACGGGGTATGCATACGCTGATACGTGATGCTCAAACAACGAAGCATGATTTTGTATTTTACTCTGATCGTTTGATTCGATTG GTTGTTGAACATGGTTTGGGGCATCTGCCATTTACAGAAAAACAAGTACTCACTCCCACTG GTTCTGTATACACTGGTGTTGATTTTTGTAAAAGATTGTGTGGTGTCTCTGTTATCAGAAG TGGGGAGAGCATGGAGAATGCTTTAAGAGCATGCTGCAAAGGTATCAAGATTGGGAAAATTCTAATTCACAGAGAAGGTGACAATGGGCAGCAG CTAATATATGAAAAGTTGCCCAATGATATCTCAGACAGGCATGTGTTACTCTTGGACCCTATACTTGGCACAG GTAATTCTGCTGTCCAAGCAATTTCTTTACTCATAAGGAAAGGTGTACCTGAATCCAACATCATATTTCTTAATCTCATATCT GCACCTAAAGGTGTGCATGTTGTATGCAAAAGTTTTCCAAGAATAAAGATAGTAACATCTGAGATTGAAATCGGCTTGAATGAAGATTTTCGTGTCATACCTGGCATGGGTGAGTTCGGAGATAGGTACTTTGGAacagatgatgatgatgagcaAATGGTGGTTTCTACACAGTAG
- the LOC137831387 gene encoding uridine kinase-like protein 4 isoform X2 has translation MYSGVAGGAASGKTAVCDMIIQQLHDQRVVLVNQDSFYNNFSEEELTRVQDYNFDHPDAFDTEQLLRVMDKLKHGEAVDIPKYDFKTYKSDVLRRVNPSDVIILEGILVFHDQRVRELMNMKIFVDTDADVRLARRIRRDTNEKGRDIGAVLDQYSKFVKPAFDDFILPTKKYADIIIPRGGDNHVAIDLIVQHIRTKLGQHDLCKIYPNLYVIQSTFQIRGMHTLIRDAQTTKHDFVFYSDRLIRLVVEHGLGHLPFTEKQVLTPTGSVYTGVDFCKRLCGVSVIRSGESMENALRACCKGIKIGKILIHREGDNGQQLIYEKLPNDISDRHVLLLDPILGTGNSAVQAISLLIRKGVPESNIIFLNLISAPKGVHVVCKSFPRIKIVTSEIEIGLNEDFRVIPGMGEFGDRYFGTDDDDEQMVVSTQ, from the exons ATGTACTCAG GTGTTGCTGGGGGTGCAGCATCTGGCAAGACAGCAGTTTGCGATATGATTATTCAACAGCTTCATGATCAACGAGTTGTACTTGTTAATCAG GATTCCTTTTACAATAACTTTTCTGAGGAGGAACTTACACGAGTACAAGATTACAACTTTGACCATCCTG atgCTTTTGATACTGAGCAATTACTACGTGTTATGGACAAGTTGAAGCATGGTGAAGCAGTAGATATTCCGAAGTATGATTTTAAGACTTACAAAAGTGATGTGTTAAGAAGG GTGAACCCTTCAGATGTCATAATTTTAGAAGGCATCCTTGTTTTCCATGATCAGCGTGTTCGGGAGTTGATGAATATGAAGATATTTGTTGACACAG ATGCTGATGTTCGATTGGCAAGAAGGATTAGGCGTGATACTAATGAGAAGGGTCGGGATATTGGAGCAGTTCTTGATCAG TATTCAAAATTTGTGAAGCCAGCTTTTGATGACTTTATTCTTCCAACAAAGAAGTATGCTGATATAATTATACCCCGTGGAGGAGATAATCATGTGGCCATTGATTTGATTGTACAACATATCCGCACAAAGCTAGGTCAGCATGACCTGTGTAAAATATATCCGAATTTATATGTTATTCAATCAACTTTTCAG ATACGGGGTATGCATACGCTGATACGTGATGCTCAAACAACGAAGCATGATTTTGTATTTTACTCTGATCGTTTGATTCGATTG GTTGTTGAACATGGTTTGGGGCATCTGCCATTTACAGAAAAACAAGTACTCACTCCCACTG GTTCTGTATACACTGGTGTTGATTTTTGTAAAAGATTGTGTGGTGTCTCTGTTATCAGAAG TGGGGAGAGCATGGAGAATGCTTTAAGAGCATGCTGCAAAGGTATCAAGATTGGGAAAATTCTAATTCACAGAGAAGGTGACAATGGGCAGCAG CTAATATATGAAAAGTTGCCCAATGATATCTCAGACAGGCATGTGTTACTCTTGGACCCTATACTTGGCACAG GTAATTCTGCTGTCCAAGCAATTTCTTTACTCATAAGGAAAGGTGTACCTGAATCCAACATCATATTTCTTAATCTCATATCT GCACCTAAAGGTGTGCATGTTGTATGCAAAAGTTTTCCAAGAATAAAGATAGTAACATCTGAGATTGAAATCGGCTTGAATGAAGATTTTCGTGTCATACCTGGCATGGGTGAGTTCGGAGATAGGTACTTTGGAacagatgatgatgatgagcaAATGGTGGTTTCTACACAGTAG